One genomic segment of Sminthopsis crassicaudata isolate SCR6 chromosome 4, ASM4859323v1, whole genome shotgun sequence includes these proteins:
- the CNTROB gene encoding centrobin isoform X1 translates to MSQQADLLASMAAQVPSPNLPLGPEDFLSDPPGPPGRSQGTFSEVTSQLYANLRQGQKAEATARTSLYLASNSPTPPEELEGLAQELSRSLSTGVETSSQKKGGSQHILEMENVRGHLQSMLQASRDTAPPLRFLWLLAGDNLIPGTVPERREEDSFDSDSTATLLNTRPLQELSPPSSAPALEELFPRYTSIRPGTPHYFPDLQGLRDALDTEHTRRRHCERHIQNLQTRVLELQQQLAVAVAADRKKDLMIEQLDKTLARVVEGWNRHEAERTEVLRGLQEEQKAIELTRSQQQETIARLEQSLKQTKEALSREREGTNQQQQEQETLKEARQALARSLEREQQRCRTLQEERDEARAEQLNQNRELEALQAALEEKHQAWTQREHQLEERCKSIQEEGRIQLEREQANSQRDVQAAREAQQLLSSVQSDVRRLEEELDTARRERDALQLETSLVQARFEAQRVQMESELAILLEQRVTERLAQVQESSLRQVSSLREQHRKQLQELTEQHQQELSNQLDQFHGELSEREDRHQQVAQDYELRLAHEQARVRELRMIHRQLEEQRVELVERFQSMLRAHWDEAHQLLSTTAPSQVPPPGTPSSLVSCPREPEKEERRAWSMPPAAVALKPVLQQNREPREELPGGLAHPCTPSPDLSLLLGPNFQSQHSFQPLEPKPDLTPPSDPGGFPPEHRAERPFPEVLGDRGEGTLEQDLPPPQLEELKHYLHQFLEPVSQSCVSPTIDLLPRKPGTLIVPPWEEAPPLSRPPPPVHKTKVPLAKASCLFRIPEPSPTPPQSGSHESCSPERGGEGRPISPRQLAELSRLLRQYQPRSNGGPSTEDLLLYLRGSEHSGVEGRGDGIPRRNVDTRLGEVLRKELPSQASSRRPASTHKAEKPVGRKKSGHPAPGSARSRSGIWR, encoded by the exons ATGTCTCAGCAGGCTGACCTCCTGG CCTCCATGGCAGCTCAAGTTCCAAGCCCCAACTTACCCCTCGGGCCAGAGGACTTCCTGAGTGATCCCCCAGGGCCCCCTGGGCGGAGCCAAGGAACGTTCTCAGAAGTGACCTCTCAGCTTTATGCTAACCTACGGCAAGGCCAAAAGGCAGAAGCTACTGCCAGGACCAGTCTCTACCTGGCCTCCAACTCTCCAACCCCTCCTGAGGAATTAGAGGGTCTAGCTCAAGAGCTGAGCCGAAGTCTGTCAACTGGGGTGGAGACCAGTTCACAGAAAAAG GGAGGCTCCCAGCATATATTGGAAATGGAAAATGTACGGGGTCACCTCCAAAGCATGCTCCAAGCTTCTCGGGACACTGCTCCTC CCCTTCGATTCCTCTGGCTGCTTGCAGGGGATAACCTTATTCCAGGTACTGTCCCAGAGAGACGAGAAGAAGACTCTTTTGACAGTGACAGCACAGCCACTCTGCTCAA TACTCGGCCCCTCCAAGAGCTATCTCCACCCAGCTCAGCTCCAGCCTTGGAGGAGTTGTTCCCTCGATATACTAGTATCCGTCCTGGAACTCCTCACTACTTTCCTGATCTGCAGGGACTAAGAGATGCCTTGGACACAGAACATACCCGCCGTAGG CATTGTGAACGTCACATCCAGAATCTACAGACTCGTGTGTTAGAACTACAGCAGCAATTAGCTGTTGCTGTGGCTGCAGACCGAAAGAAAGACCTTATGATTGAGCAACTGGACAAG ACCTTGGCCCGAGTGGTAGAGGGCTGGAACCGACATGAGGCTGAAAGGACAGAAGTTCTTCGGGGGCTGCAAGAGGAGCAAAAGGCTATTGAACTTACACGAAGCCAACAGCAAGAG ACTATAGCTCGACTAGAACAGAGTCTAAAGCAGACGAAGGAAGCCCTGAGTAGGGAGCGGGAAGGGACCAaccaacagcaacaggagcaagAGACATTG AAGGAAGCTCGACAAGCTTTAGCTCGTAGCTTAGAGCGGGAACAGCAACGGTGTCGGACTCTACAGGAGGAGCGGGATGAGGCTCGGGCAGAGCAGCTAAATCAGAACAGAGAACTAGAAGCACTCCAAGCTGCCTTGGAGGAAAAGCATCAGGCCTGGACCCAGCGTGAACATCAGCTTGAAGAACGCTGTAAAAGTATACAAGAAGAGGGCCGGATCCAATTGGAGAGGGAACAG gCAAACTCCCAGCGGGATGTACAAGCTGCCCGAGAGGCTCAGCAACTCCTATCATCTGTTCAGTCTGATGTGCGGAGGTTAGAAGAGGAATTGGACACAGCACGGCGAGAAAGAGATGCTTTACAGCTGGAAACCAGCTTAGTGCAG GCCCGGTTTGAAGCCCAGCGAGTACAAATGGAGTCAGAGCTTGCTATTTTGCTAGAGCAGAGAGTAACTGAACGACTAGCCCAGGTGCAAGAGAGCAGTCTTCGACAAGTGAGCAGTCTTCGGGAACAACACAG gaAGCAGTTACAAGAGTTAACTGAGCAGCATCAACAGGAATTGTCTAATCAATTGGATCAATTCCATGGGGAGTTGTCAGAGCGAGAAGATCGGCATCAGCAGGTGGCTCAAGACTATGAGCTCAG ATTGGCTCATGAGCAGGCCCGAGTACGGGAATTACGTATGATACACCGGCAGCTAGAAGAACAGCGGGTAGAGCTGGTAGAGAGGTTCCAGTCCATGCTTCGGGCTCATTGGGATGAGGCACACCAGCTGCTCAGTACCACAGCCCCTTCTCAG GTCCCTCCCCCTGGTACTCCCAGCTCCTTGGTCTCCTGTCCCAGAGAACctgaaaaagaggagaggagggctTGGAGCATGCCTCCTGCTGCAGTGGCTCTGAAGCCAGTGTTGCAACAGAACAGGGAGCCAAGGGAGGAGCTGCCTGGAGGCCTAGCACATCCTTGTACTCCCTCACCTGATCTCAGCCTTCTGCTAGGTCCTAATTTCCAGAGCCAGCATAGCTTTCAGCCTTTGGAGCCTAAACCTGATCTTACGCCACCCTCAG atcCTGGAGGCTTTCCTCCTGAGCATAGAGCAGAACGACCATTCCCTGAGGTTCTTGGAGACAGAGGAGAAGGGACCCTGGAACAAGATTTGCCCCCTCCACAGCTGGAAGAGCTGAAGCACTATCTGCACCAG TTCTTGGAACCAGTGTCCCAAAGCTGTGTGAGTCCCACCATTGATCTGCTGCCCCGTAAACCTG GTACCCTGATAGTTCCTCCTTGGGAGGAAGCCCCTCCGCTATCACGGCCCCCACCACCTGTCCACAAAACTAAAGTACCACTAGCCAAGGCATCCTGTCTTTTCCGGATACCTGAGCCCTCTCCAACTCCTCCACAAAGCGGTAGCCATGAAAGTTGCTCCCCAGAGAGAG GTGGAGAGGGGAGACCAATATCTCCCCGGCAACTGGCAGAGCTGTCTCGGCTGCTTCGACAGTACCAGCCCCGAAGCAATGGTGGCCCTTCTACTGAGGATCTTTTATTGTATTTAAGGGGATCGGAGCATAGTGG AGTTGAAGGTCGAGGGGATGGTATCCCCAGAAGAAATGTAGACACACGCTTGGGAGAGGTTCTCCGGAAAGAG CTTCCTTCTCAGGCCTCATCTCGTCGCCCTGCTAGTACTCATAAGGCTGAGAAACCAGTGGGTAGGAAGAAAAGCGGCCATCCAGCACCAGGCAGTGCTAGGAGTCGAAGTGGAATCTGGAGATAG
- the CNTROB gene encoding centrobin isoform X2, producing MSQQADLLASMAAQVPSPNLPLGPEDFLSDPPGPPGRSQGTFSEVTSQLYANLRQGQKAEATARTSLYLASNSPTPPEELEGLAQELSRSLSTGVETSSQKKGGSQHILEMENVRGHLQSMLQASRDTAPRDNLIPGTVPERREEDSFDSDSTATLLNTRPLQELSPPSSAPALEELFPRYTSIRPGTPHYFPDLQGLRDALDTEHTRRRHCERHIQNLQTRVLELQQQLAVAVAADRKKDLMIEQLDKTLARVVEGWNRHEAERTEVLRGLQEEQKAIELTRSQQQETIARLEQSLKQTKEALSREREGTNQQQQEQETLKEARQALARSLEREQQRCRTLQEERDEARAEQLNQNRELEALQAALEEKHQAWTQREHQLEERCKSIQEEGRIQLEREQANSQRDVQAAREAQQLLSSVQSDVRRLEEELDTARRERDALQLETSLVQARFEAQRVQMESELAILLEQRVTERLAQVQESSLRQVSSLREQHRKQLQELTEQHQQELSNQLDQFHGELSEREDRHQQVAQDYELRLAHEQARVRELRMIHRQLEEQRVELVERFQSMLRAHWDEAHQLLSTTAPSQVPPPGTPSSLVSCPREPEKEERRAWSMPPAAVALKPVLQQNREPREELPGGLAHPCTPSPDLSLLLGPNFQSQHSFQPLEPKPDLTPPSDPGGFPPEHRAERPFPEVLGDRGEGTLEQDLPPPQLEELKHYLHQFLEPVSQSCVSPTIDLLPRKPGTLIVPPWEEAPPLSRPPPPVHKTKVPLAKASCLFRIPEPSPTPPQSGSHESCSPERGGEGRPISPRQLAELSRLLRQYQPRSNGGPSTEDLLLYLRGSEHSGVEGRGDGIPRRNVDTRLGEVLRKELPSQASSRRPASTHKAEKPVGRKKSGHPAPGSARSRSGIWR from the exons ATGTCTCAGCAGGCTGACCTCCTGG CCTCCATGGCAGCTCAAGTTCCAAGCCCCAACTTACCCCTCGGGCCAGAGGACTTCCTGAGTGATCCCCCAGGGCCCCCTGGGCGGAGCCAAGGAACGTTCTCAGAAGTGACCTCTCAGCTTTATGCTAACCTACGGCAAGGCCAAAAGGCAGAAGCTACTGCCAGGACCAGTCTCTACCTGGCCTCCAACTCTCCAACCCCTCCTGAGGAATTAGAGGGTCTAGCTCAAGAGCTGAGCCGAAGTCTGTCAACTGGGGTGGAGACCAGTTCACAGAAAAAG GGAGGCTCCCAGCATATATTGGAAATGGAAAATGTACGGGGTCACCTCCAAAGCATGCTCCAAGCTTCTCGGGACACTGCTCCTC GGGATAACCTTATTCCAGGTACTGTCCCAGAGAGACGAGAAGAAGACTCTTTTGACAGTGACAGCACAGCCACTCTGCTCAA TACTCGGCCCCTCCAAGAGCTATCTCCACCCAGCTCAGCTCCAGCCTTGGAGGAGTTGTTCCCTCGATATACTAGTATCCGTCCTGGAACTCCTCACTACTTTCCTGATCTGCAGGGACTAAGAGATGCCTTGGACACAGAACATACCCGCCGTAGG CATTGTGAACGTCACATCCAGAATCTACAGACTCGTGTGTTAGAACTACAGCAGCAATTAGCTGTTGCTGTGGCTGCAGACCGAAAGAAAGACCTTATGATTGAGCAACTGGACAAG ACCTTGGCCCGAGTGGTAGAGGGCTGGAACCGACATGAGGCTGAAAGGACAGAAGTTCTTCGGGGGCTGCAAGAGGAGCAAAAGGCTATTGAACTTACACGAAGCCAACAGCAAGAG ACTATAGCTCGACTAGAACAGAGTCTAAAGCAGACGAAGGAAGCCCTGAGTAGGGAGCGGGAAGGGACCAaccaacagcaacaggagcaagAGACATTG AAGGAAGCTCGACAAGCTTTAGCTCGTAGCTTAGAGCGGGAACAGCAACGGTGTCGGACTCTACAGGAGGAGCGGGATGAGGCTCGGGCAGAGCAGCTAAATCAGAACAGAGAACTAGAAGCACTCCAAGCTGCCTTGGAGGAAAAGCATCAGGCCTGGACCCAGCGTGAACATCAGCTTGAAGAACGCTGTAAAAGTATACAAGAAGAGGGCCGGATCCAATTGGAGAGGGAACAG gCAAACTCCCAGCGGGATGTACAAGCTGCCCGAGAGGCTCAGCAACTCCTATCATCTGTTCAGTCTGATGTGCGGAGGTTAGAAGAGGAATTGGACACAGCACGGCGAGAAAGAGATGCTTTACAGCTGGAAACCAGCTTAGTGCAG GCCCGGTTTGAAGCCCAGCGAGTACAAATGGAGTCAGAGCTTGCTATTTTGCTAGAGCAGAGAGTAACTGAACGACTAGCCCAGGTGCAAGAGAGCAGTCTTCGACAAGTGAGCAGTCTTCGGGAACAACACAG gaAGCAGTTACAAGAGTTAACTGAGCAGCATCAACAGGAATTGTCTAATCAATTGGATCAATTCCATGGGGAGTTGTCAGAGCGAGAAGATCGGCATCAGCAGGTGGCTCAAGACTATGAGCTCAG ATTGGCTCATGAGCAGGCCCGAGTACGGGAATTACGTATGATACACCGGCAGCTAGAAGAACAGCGGGTAGAGCTGGTAGAGAGGTTCCAGTCCATGCTTCGGGCTCATTGGGATGAGGCACACCAGCTGCTCAGTACCACAGCCCCTTCTCAG GTCCCTCCCCCTGGTACTCCCAGCTCCTTGGTCTCCTGTCCCAGAGAACctgaaaaagaggagaggagggctTGGAGCATGCCTCCTGCTGCAGTGGCTCTGAAGCCAGTGTTGCAACAGAACAGGGAGCCAAGGGAGGAGCTGCCTGGAGGCCTAGCACATCCTTGTACTCCCTCACCTGATCTCAGCCTTCTGCTAGGTCCTAATTTCCAGAGCCAGCATAGCTTTCAGCCTTTGGAGCCTAAACCTGATCTTACGCCACCCTCAG atcCTGGAGGCTTTCCTCCTGAGCATAGAGCAGAACGACCATTCCCTGAGGTTCTTGGAGACAGAGGAGAAGGGACCCTGGAACAAGATTTGCCCCCTCCACAGCTGGAAGAGCTGAAGCACTATCTGCACCAG TTCTTGGAACCAGTGTCCCAAAGCTGTGTGAGTCCCACCATTGATCTGCTGCCCCGTAAACCTG GTACCCTGATAGTTCCTCCTTGGGAGGAAGCCCCTCCGCTATCACGGCCCCCACCACCTGTCCACAAAACTAAAGTACCACTAGCCAAGGCATCCTGTCTTTTCCGGATACCTGAGCCCTCTCCAACTCCTCCACAAAGCGGTAGCCATGAAAGTTGCTCCCCAGAGAGAG GTGGAGAGGGGAGACCAATATCTCCCCGGCAACTGGCAGAGCTGTCTCGGCTGCTTCGACAGTACCAGCCCCGAAGCAATGGTGGCCCTTCTACTGAGGATCTTTTATTGTATTTAAGGGGATCGGAGCATAGTGG AGTTGAAGGTCGAGGGGATGGTATCCCCAGAAGAAATGTAGACACACGCTTGGGAGAGGTTCTCCGGAAAGAG CTTCCTTCTCAGGCCTCATCTCGTCGCCCTGCTAGTACTCATAAGGCTGAGAAACCAGTGGGTAGGAAGAAAAGCGGCCATCCAGCACCAGGCAGTGCTAGGAGTCGAAGTGGAATCTGGAGATAG
- the CNTROB gene encoding centrobin isoform X5 — translation MSQQADLLASMAAQVPSPNLPLGPEDFLSDPPGPPGRSQGTFSEVTSQLYANLRQGQKAEATARTSLYLASNSPTPPEELEGLAQELSRSLSTGVETSSQKKGGSQHILEMENVRGHLQSMLQASRDTAPPLRFLWLLAGDNLIPGTVPERREEDSFDSDSTATLLNTRPLQELSPPSSAPALEELFPRYTSIRPGTPHYFPDLQGLRDALDTEHTRRRTLARVVEGWNRHEAERTEVLRGLQEEQKAIELTRSQQQETIARLEQSLKQTKEALSREREGTNQQQQEQETLKEARQALARSLEREQQRCRTLQEERDEARAEQLNQNRELEALQAALEEKHQAWTQREHQLEERCKSIQEEGRIQLEREQANSQRDVQAAREAQQLLSSVQSDVRRLEEELDTARRERDALQLETSLVQARFEAQRVQMESELAILLEQRVTERLAQVQESSLRQVSSLREQHRKQLQELTEQHQQELSNQLDQFHGELSEREDRHQQVAQDYELRLAHEQARVRELRMIHRQLEEQRVELVERFQSMLRAHWDEAHQLLSTTAPSQVPPPGTPSSLVSCPREPEKEERRAWSMPPAAVALKPVLQQNREPREELPGGLAHPCTPSPDLSLLLGPNFQSQHSFQPLEPKPDLTPPSDPGGFPPEHRAERPFPEVLGDRGEGTLEQDLPPPQLEELKHYLHQFLEPVSQSCVSPTIDLLPRKPGTLIVPPWEEAPPLSRPPPPVHKTKVPLAKASCLFRIPEPSPTPPQSGSHESCSPERGGEGRPISPRQLAELSRLLRQYQPRSNGGPSTEDLLLYLRGSEHSGVEGRGDGIPRRNVDTRLGEVLRKELPSQASSRRPASTHKAEKPVGRKKSGHPAPGSARSRSGIWR, via the exons ATGTCTCAGCAGGCTGACCTCCTGG CCTCCATGGCAGCTCAAGTTCCAAGCCCCAACTTACCCCTCGGGCCAGAGGACTTCCTGAGTGATCCCCCAGGGCCCCCTGGGCGGAGCCAAGGAACGTTCTCAGAAGTGACCTCTCAGCTTTATGCTAACCTACGGCAAGGCCAAAAGGCAGAAGCTACTGCCAGGACCAGTCTCTACCTGGCCTCCAACTCTCCAACCCCTCCTGAGGAATTAGAGGGTCTAGCTCAAGAGCTGAGCCGAAGTCTGTCAACTGGGGTGGAGACCAGTTCACAGAAAAAG GGAGGCTCCCAGCATATATTGGAAATGGAAAATGTACGGGGTCACCTCCAAAGCATGCTCCAAGCTTCTCGGGACACTGCTCCTC CCCTTCGATTCCTCTGGCTGCTTGCAGGGGATAACCTTATTCCAGGTACTGTCCCAGAGAGACGAGAAGAAGACTCTTTTGACAGTGACAGCACAGCCACTCTGCTCAA TACTCGGCCCCTCCAAGAGCTATCTCCACCCAGCTCAGCTCCAGCCTTGGAGGAGTTGTTCCCTCGATATACTAGTATCCGTCCTGGAACTCCTCACTACTTTCCTGATCTGCAGGGACTAAGAGATGCCTTGGACACAGAACATACCCGCCGTAGG ACCTTGGCCCGAGTGGTAGAGGGCTGGAACCGACATGAGGCTGAAAGGACAGAAGTTCTTCGGGGGCTGCAAGAGGAGCAAAAGGCTATTGAACTTACACGAAGCCAACAGCAAGAG ACTATAGCTCGACTAGAACAGAGTCTAAAGCAGACGAAGGAAGCCCTGAGTAGGGAGCGGGAAGGGACCAaccaacagcaacaggagcaagAGACATTG AAGGAAGCTCGACAAGCTTTAGCTCGTAGCTTAGAGCGGGAACAGCAACGGTGTCGGACTCTACAGGAGGAGCGGGATGAGGCTCGGGCAGAGCAGCTAAATCAGAACAGAGAACTAGAAGCACTCCAAGCTGCCTTGGAGGAAAAGCATCAGGCCTGGACCCAGCGTGAACATCAGCTTGAAGAACGCTGTAAAAGTATACAAGAAGAGGGCCGGATCCAATTGGAGAGGGAACAG gCAAACTCCCAGCGGGATGTACAAGCTGCCCGAGAGGCTCAGCAACTCCTATCATCTGTTCAGTCTGATGTGCGGAGGTTAGAAGAGGAATTGGACACAGCACGGCGAGAAAGAGATGCTTTACAGCTGGAAACCAGCTTAGTGCAG GCCCGGTTTGAAGCCCAGCGAGTACAAATGGAGTCAGAGCTTGCTATTTTGCTAGAGCAGAGAGTAACTGAACGACTAGCCCAGGTGCAAGAGAGCAGTCTTCGACAAGTGAGCAGTCTTCGGGAACAACACAG gaAGCAGTTACAAGAGTTAACTGAGCAGCATCAACAGGAATTGTCTAATCAATTGGATCAATTCCATGGGGAGTTGTCAGAGCGAGAAGATCGGCATCAGCAGGTGGCTCAAGACTATGAGCTCAG ATTGGCTCATGAGCAGGCCCGAGTACGGGAATTACGTATGATACACCGGCAGCTAGAAGAACAGCGGGTAGAGCTGGTAGAGAGGTTCCAGTCCATGCTTCGGGCTCATTGGGATGAGGCACACCAGCTGCTCAGTACCACAGCCCCTTCTCAG GTCCCTCCCCCTGGTACTCCCAGCTCCTTGGTCTCCTGTCCCAGAGAACctgaaaaagaggagaggagggctTGGAGCATGCCTCCTGCTGCAGTGGCTCTGAAGCCAGTGTTGCAACAGAACAGGGAGCCAAGGGAGGAGCTGCCTGGAGGCCTAGCACATCCTTGTACTCCCTCACCTGATCTCAGCCTTCTGCTAGGTCCTAATTTCCAGAGCCAGCATAGCTTTCAGCCTTTGGAGCCTAAACCTGATCTTACGCCACCCTCAG atcCTGGAGGCTTTCCTCCTGAGCATAGAGCAGAACGACCATTCCCTGAGGTTCTTGGAGACAGAGGAGAAGGGACCCTGGAACAAGATTTGCCCCCTCCACAGCTGGAAGAGCTGAAGCACTATCTGCACCAG TTCTTGGAACCAGTGTCCCAAAGCTGTGTGAGTCCCACCATTGATCTGCTGCCCCGTAAACCTG GTACCCTGATAGTTCCTCCTTGGGAGGAAGCCCCTCCGCTATCACGGCCCCCACCACCTGTCCACAAAACTAAAGTACCACTAGCCAAGGCATCCTGTCTTTTCCGGATACCTGAGCCCTCTCCAACTCCTCCACAAAGCGGTAGCCATGAAAGTTGCTCCCCAGAGAGAG GTGGAGAGGGGAGACCAATATCTCCCCGGCAACTGGCAGAGCTGTCTCGGCTGCTTCGACAGTACCAGCCCCGAAGCAATGGTGGCCCTTCTACTGAGGATCTTTTATTGTATTTAAGGGGATCGGAGCATAGTGG AGTTGAAGGTCGAGGGGATGGTATCCCCAGAAGAAATGTAGACACACGCTTGGGAGAGGTTCTCCGGAAAGAG CTTCCTTCTCAGGCCTCATCTCGTCGCCCTGCTAGTACTCATAAGGCTGAGAAACCAGTGGGTAGGAAGAAAAGCGGCCATCCAGCACCAGGCAGTGCTAGGAGTCGAAGTGGAATCTGGAGATAG
- the CNTROB gene encoding centrobin isoform X6: MSQQADLLASMAAQVPSPNLPLGPEDFLSDPPGPPGRSQGTFSEVTSQLYANLRQGQKAEATARTSLYLASNSPTPPEELEGLAQELSRSLSTGVETSSQKKGGSQHILEMENVRGHLQSMLQASRDTAPPLRFLWLLAGDNLIPGTVPERREEDSFDSDSTATLLNTRPLQELSPPSSAPALEELFPRYTSIRPGTPHYFPDLQGLRDALDTEHTRRRHCERHIQNLQTRVLELQQQLAVAVAADRKKDLMIEQLDKTLARVVEGWNRHEAERTEVLRGLQEEQKAIELTRSQQQETIARLEQSLKQTKEALSREREGTNQQQQEQETLKEARQALARSLEREQQRCRTLQEERDEARAEQLNQNRELEALQAALEEKHQAWTQREHQLEERCKSIQEEGRIQLEREQANSQRDVQAAREAQQLLSSVQSDVRRLEEELDTARRERDALQLETSLVQARFEAQRVQMESELAILLEQRVTERLAQVQESSLRQVSSLREQHRLAHEQARVRELRMIHRQLEEQRVELVERFQSMLRAHWDEAHQLLSTTAPSQVPPPGTPSSLVSCPREPEKEERRAWSMPPAAVALKPVLQQNREPREELPGGLAHPCTPSPDLSLLLGPNFQSQHSFQPLEPKPDLTPPSDPGGFPPEHRAERPFPEVLGDRGEGTLEQDLPPPQLEELKHYLHQFLEPVSQSCVSPTIDLLPRKPGTLIVPPWEEAPPLSRPPPPVHKTKVPLAKASCLFRIPEPSPTPPQSGSHESCSPERGGEGRPISPRQLAELSRLLRQYQPRSNGGPSTEDLLLYLRGSEHSGVEGRGDGIPRRNVDTRLGEVLRKELPSQASSRRPASTHKAEKPVGRKKSGHPAPGSARSRSGIWR; encoded by the exons ATGTCTCAGCAGGCTGACCTCCTGG CCTCCATGGCAGCTCAAGTTCCAAGCCCCAACTTACCCCTCGGGCCAGAGGACTTCCTGAGTGATCCCCCAGGGCCCCCTGGGCGGAGCCAAGGAACGTTCTCAGAAGTGACCTCTCAGCTTTATGCTAACCTACGGCAAGGCCAAAAGGCAGAAGCTACTGCCAGGACCAGTCTCTACCTGGCCTCCAACTCTCCAACCCCTCCTGAGGAATTAGAGGGTCTAGCTCAAGAGCTGAGCCGAAGTCTGTCAACTGGGGTGGAGACCAGTTCACAGAAAAAG GGAGGCTCCCAGCATATATTGGAAATGGAAAATGTACGGGGTCACCTCCAAAGCATGCTCCAAGCTTCTCGGGACACTGCTCCTC CCCTTCGATTCCTCTGGCTGCTTGCAGGGGATAACCTTATTCCAGGTACTGTCCCAGAGAGACGAGAAGAAGACTCTTTTGACAGTGACAGCACAGCCACTCTGCTCAA TACTCGGCCCCTCCAAGAGCTATCTCCACCCAGCTCAGCTCCAGCCTTGGAGGAGTTGTTCCCTCGATATACTAGTATCCGTCCTGGAACTCCTCACTACTTTCCTGATCTGCAGGGACTAAGAGATGCCTTGGACACAGAACATACCCGCCGTAGG CATTGTGAACGTCACATCCAGAATCTACAGACTCGTGTGTTAGAACTACAGCAGCAATTAGCTGTTGCTGTGGCTGCAGACCGAAAGAAAGACCTTATGATTGAGCAACTGGACAAG ACCTTGGCCCGAGTGGTAGAGGGCTGGAACCGACATGAGGCTGAAAGGACAGAAGTTCTTCGGGGGCTGCAAGAGGAGCAAAAGGCTATTGAACTTACACGAAGCCAACAGCAAGAG ACTATAGCTCGACTAGAACAGAGTCTAAAGCAGACGAAGGAAGCCCTGAGTAGGGAGCGGGAAGGGACCAaccaacagcaacaggagcaagAGACATTG AAGGAAGCTCGACAAGCTTTAGCTCGTAGCTTAGAGCGGGAACAGCAACGGTGTCGGACTCTACAGGAGGAGCGGGATGAGGCTCGGGCAGAGCAGCTAAATCAGAACAGAGAACTAGAAGCACTCCAAGCTGCCTTGGAGGAAAAGCATCAGGCCTGGACCCAGCGTGAACATCAGCTTGAAGAACGCTGTAAAAGTATACAAGAAGAGGGCCGGATCCAATTGGAGAGGGAACAG gCAAACTCCCAGCGGGATGTACAAGCTGCCCGAGAGGCTCAGCAACTCCTATCATCTGTTCAGTCTGATGTGCGGAGGTTAGAAGAGGAATTGGACACAGCACGGCGAGAAAGAGATGCTTTACAGCTGGAAACCAGCTTAGTGCAG GCCCGGTTTGAAGCCCAGCGAGTACAAATGGAGTCAGAGCTTGCTATTTTGCTAGAGCAGAGAGTAACTGAACGACTAGCCCAGGTGCAAGAGAGCAGTCTTCGACAAGTGAGCAGTCTTCGGGAACAACACAG ATTGGCTCATGAGCAGGCCCGAGTACGGGAATTACGTATGATACACCGGCAGCTAGAAGAACAGCGGGTAGAGCTGGTAGAGAGGTTCCAGTCCATGCTTCGGGCTCATTGGGATGAGGCACACCAGCTGCTCAGTACCACAGCCCCTTCTCAG GTCCCTCCCCCTGGTACTCCCAGCTCCTTGGTCTCCTGTCCCAGAGAACctgaaaaagaggagaggagggctTGGAGCATGCCTCCTGCTGCAGTGGCTCTGAAGCCAGTGTTGCAACAGAACAGGGAGCCAAGGGAGGAGCTGCCTGGAGGCCTAGCACATCCTTGTACTCCCTCACCTGATCTCAGCCTTCTGCTAGGTCCTAATTTCCAGAGCCAGCATAGCTTTCAGCCTTTGGAGCCTAAACCTGATCTTACGCCACCCTCAG atcCTGGAGGCTTTCCTCCTGAGCATAGAGCAGAACGACCATTCCCTGAGGTTCTTGGAGACAGAGGAGAAGGGACCCTGGAACAAGATTTGCCCCCTCCACAGCTGGAAGAGCTGAAGCACTATCTGCACCAG TTCTTGGAACCAGTGTCCCAAAGCTGTGTGAGTCCCACCATTGATCTGCTGCCCCGTAAACCTG GTACCCTGATAGTTCCTCCTTGGGAGGAAGCCCCTCCGCTATCACGGCCCCCACCACCTGTCCACAAAACTAAAGTACCACTAGCCAAGGCATCCTGTCTTTTCCGGATACCTGAGCCCTCTCCAACTCCTCCACAAAGCGGTAGCCATGAAAGTTGCTCCCCAGAGAGAG GTGGAGAGGGGAGACCAATATCTCCCCGGCAACTGGCAGAGCTGTCTCGGCTGCTTCGACAGTACCAGCCCCGAAGCAATGGTGGCCCTTCTACTGAGGATCTTTTATTGTATTTAAGGGGATCGGAGCATAGTGG AGTTGAAGGTCGAGGGGATGGTATCCCCAGAAGAAATGTAGACACACGCTTGGGAGAGGTTCTCCGGAAAGAG CTTCCTTCTCAGGCCTCATCTCGTCGCCCTGCTAGTACTCATAAGGCTGAGAAACCAGTGGGTAGGAAGAAAAGCGGCCATCCAGCACCAGGCAGTGCTAGGAGTCGAAGTGGAATCTGGAGATAG